One segment of candidate division KSB1 bacterium DNA contains the following:
- a CDS encoding medium chain dehydrogenase/reductase family protein: MKQVFITKPGGVEVLQVRESSDPKPKSGEVVIRVKAAGINFADLMARKGIYPDAPKPPCVVGYEVCGTIAAVGEGVAASEVGREVIALTRFGGYAEKVSVPHRQTFAKPGRLSSVEAAALPVAYLTAYQAVVVMGALQPGEAILIHNAGGGVGLAALDFAKKIGATVYGTAGAAKHEFLKQRGCDHPIDYHTQDWQKELQRLTGGRGVELILDPLGGKNWKKSYKALRATGRLGMCGISTAAEARVGVLGLLRLITQMPWFNPVALMNSNKAVFGINLGHMWHEVGKVTGWMQKILAGVEEGWIRPFVGKTFPLEQAAQAHRYIEERRNIGKVVLVM, translated from the coding sequence GTGAAGCAAGTTTTCATCACCAAACCCGGCGGCGTTGAGGTACTCCAAGTCAGGGAAAGCAGTGACCCCAAGCCCAAGTCCGGCGAAGTGGTGATTCGGGTCAAGGCCGCGGGCATCAATTTCGCGGATTTGATGGCGCGCAAGGGTATTTATCCCGACGCGCCCAAGCCGCCCTGCGTGGTGGGCTATGAAGTGTGCGGCACCATCGCAGCCGTGGGCGAGGGGGTCGCTGCCAGCGAGGTGGGCAGAGAGGTGATTGCGCTGACGCGCTTCGGCGGTTACGCCGAGAAGGTGAGTGTGCCTCACAGGCAGACCTTTGCGAAGCCCGGCCGGTTGAGCAGTGTGGAAGCTGCGGCGCTGCCGGTGGCTTATCTCACCGCCTATCAAGCGGTGGTGGTGATGGGCGCACTGCAGCCCGGCGAAGCCATTCTCATTCACAACGCCGGCGGCGGCGTGGGATTGGCGGCGCTGGATTTCGCCAAAAAGATCGGCGCGACCGTTTATGGCACCGCGGGTGCAGCCAAGCATGAGTTTCTCAAACAGCGCGGCTGCGATCATCCCATCGACTACCACACGCAGGATTGGCAGAAGGAACTGCAGCGCCTGACCGGCGGTCGCGGCGTGGAGTTGATCCTCGATCCGTTGGGTGGCAAAAACTGGAAAAAAAGCTACAAGGCCCTGCGCGCCACCGGCCGTCTGGGTATGTGCGGTATTTCGACCGCGGCGGAAGCGCGCGTGGGTGTGCTGGGCTTGCTCAGGCTGATCACCCAAATGCCGTGGTTCAATCCCGTGGCGTTGATGAACAGCAACAAGGCTGTGTTCGGCATCAATCTCGGCCACATGTGGCACGAGGTCGGGAAGGTCACCGGCTGGATGCAGAAAATCCTGGCGGGTGTGGAGGAAGGTTGGATACGGCCGTTTGTGGGCAAGACTTTTCCCCTGGAGCAAGCTGCGCAGGCGCATCGCTACATCGAAGAGAGAAGGAATATTGGGAAGGTGGTGCTTGTGATGTAA
- a CDS encoding T9SS type A sorting domain-containing protein, which translates to MSAVLLVFSLLGGPSAGRAQRFERVVVLPVEENGQLLAFPFLGGLDFFLPQFVDIDADRDCDLFYFTPAEKRLIFLENIGSGQRWQFRLAHGHYGDFTIRSWFYFVDIDADGDCDFYQDNNQGGLAFYRNTGSAQVARFTLESGAVTQVSGEEMRIDYTSAPAFADIDADSDYDFFSGNILGYLEFYQNAGTPAVPAFRFETSTWQNLRIISGGTAAPAPGLALARHGANGIAFIDLDGDGDQDLFYGDFFHPGVYYLHNRGTPHNASIVIADSAFPAGRPVHTLGYNIPRFADIDGNGAVDFFAACQNQNRDNFIFYQNTGTAVSPQLGYSSDNFLTQIDVGSNSAPALADIDGDGDLDLFAGDLNGRLNFFENTGSAAAPAFRRVTDAFQNIKLTAVSAPAFADLDGDGDLDLVIGSATGSDLVLFRNTGTPHAPAFVLTDPAFQGIDLGSYSSPCFADADFDGDVDLFLGEYAAAAVAIFENTGDARRPVMQLRKKLRPPLPRDYAAPALHDVNGDGFLDLIVGTLQGAMLHYQGTAVIDSFILIDTQFAGLEIGAYTRPVLADLNGDGAVDLLVGEGDGGLNLYQGATVSAQRQAPTPPVAFDLQVHPNPFDTHLHILVRSRDPGGEPPRVVLFNVLGAQVAEMAMQPVAGGWAGEKGAENATLAPGVYFVKVSMNGIRLTRKILCLKK; encoded by the coding sequence GTGTCCGCCGTCTTGCTTGTGTTTTCGCTGCTGGGTGGCCCGTCAGCGGGCCGGGCGCAGCGGTTCGAGCGTGTGGTGGTGCTGCCGGTGGAGGAGAATGGTCAGCTCCTGGCATTTCCCTTTCTCGGCGGCCTGGATTTTTTTCTGCCACAATTCGTGGACATCGACGCCGATCGCGATTGCGATCTTTTCTATTTCACGCCGGCGGAAAAGCGTCTGATTTTTCTCGAAAACATCGGCAGCGGGCAGAGGTGGCAATTTCGCCTGGCGCACGGGCACTACGGCGATTTCACGATCCGCAGTTGGTTTTATTTCGTCGATATCGATGCCGATGGCGATTGCGATTTCTACCAGGACAACAACCAGGGCGGCCTGGCGTTTTATCGCAACACCGGTTCGGCGCAGGTCGCGCGTTTCACTCTCGAAAGCGGGGCGGTGACGCAGGTCAGCGGCGAGGAGATGCGCATCGATTACACCAGCGCGCCCGCCTTTGCGGACATTGATGCGGACAGCGACTACGATTTCTTCAGCGGCAATATTCTGGGGTATCTCGAATTCTATCAGAACGCCGGCACTCCCGCCGTGCCCGCGTTCCGCTTTGAAACCAGCACCTGGCAGAATCTGCGCATCATCTCGGGCGGAACGGCGGCGCCGGCACCGGGTCTGGCACTTGCGCGGCACGGTGCCAACGGCATCGCTTTCATCGATCTCGATGGTGATGGCGATCAGGATCTGTTCTATGGCGACTTTTTTCATCCCGGCGTTTATTATCTGCACAACCGGGGCACGCCGCACAACGCCAGTATCGTGATTGCCGACAGTGCCTTCCCAGCCGGCCGGCCGGTGCACACCCTGGGTTACAACATCCCACGTTTCGCGGATATCGATGGCAACGGCGCGGTGGATTTTTTCGCGGCCTGCCAGAACCAGAATCGCGACAATTTCATCTTTTATCAAAACACCGGTACGGCTGTTTCCCCGCAGCTCGGATACAGCAGCGACAATTTTCTCACGCAAATCGATGTGGGCAGCAACAGCGCGCCGGCGCTGGCCGACATCGACGGTGATGGTGATCTGGATTTGTTTGCGGGCGATCTCAACGGCCGCTTGAATTTTTTTGAAAACACCGGCTCGGCCGCCGCGCCCGCGTTCCGCCGGGTAACCGACGCCTTTCAGAACATCAAACTCACTGCCGTGTCCGCGCCGGCATTTGCCGATCTCGATGGTGACGGGGACCTGGATCTGGTGATCGGCAGCGCCACCGGCAGCGATCTGGTTTTGTTCCGCAACACCGGCACGCCGCACGCGCCGGCGTTCGTGCTCACGGATCCGGCTTTTCAGGGAATCGATCTCGGCAGCTACAGCTCGCCCTGTTTCGCCGATGCGGATTTCGATGGGGATGTTGATTTGTTCCTGGGCGAGTATGCCGCTGCTGCCGTGGCGATTTTTGAAAACACCGGTGACGCGCGCCGGCCGGTGATGCAATTGCGCAAGAAGCTCCGGCCGCCGCTGCCGCGTGACTATGCCGCACCCGCCCTGCATGATGTGAATGGCGACGGCTTCCTCGATTTGATCGTCGGCACGCTGCAGGGAGCGATGCTGCACTATCAGGGCACCGCCGTGATCGATTCCTTCATTTTGATTGACACGCAATTCGCCGGCCTGGAGATTGGCGCCTACACCAGGCCGGTGCTGGCTGATCTCAATGGCGACGGTGCGGTTGATTTGTTGGTGGGGGAGGGCGACGGCGGCCTCAATCTCTACCAGGGTGCGACTGTCAGCGCCCAAAGACAGGCACCCACCCCTCCGGTCGCGTTCGACTTGCAGGTTCATCCCAACCCTTTTGACACACACTTGCACATTCTGGTGCGAAGTCGCGATCCCGGAGGCGAACCGCCGCGCGTTGTGCTTTTCAATGTGCTGGGTGCGCAGGTGGCAGAGATGGCCATGCAGCCGGTGGCGGGCGGGTGGGCGGGTGAGAAGGGGGCAGAGAATGCGACGCTGGCTCCGGGAGTTTATTTTGTGAAGGTGAGCATGAATGGAATTCGATTGACGCGCAAAATTTTGTGTCTCAAAAAATAG